A stretch of Monomorium pharaonis isolate MP-MQ-018 chromosome 7, ASM1337386v2, whole genome shotgun sequence DNA encodes these proteins:
- the LOC105828414 gene encoding nuclear transcription factor Y subunit gamma, with the protein MSVFFVNANQDSEVEGDSNGDLQIASPGNSEAQQSLVHFWPKVMEEIKNITTMDLKTQSLPLARIKKIMKLDGDVKMISAEAPMLFAKAAEIFIHELTLRAWVHTEDNKRRTLQRNDIAMAVTKYDQFDFLIDIVPRDEIKQSKAQNEATVRTSMNSDQVHYYFQLAQQQASANQGVQNNGATTQPIQIVQPSSGQIQTINIGSSVDQESTNTTTAQTVTVQSPQQSSNQQIIQLQQAQQTSTTQAGGIQIVQQIVTPSGEIQQIPIQLTPQQLQMIRMQVQGGSNQPIIIQTAPIQTQPQLIQVAQGSQAPVFLQASSADTE; encoded by the exons ATGTCTGTGTTTTTCGTAAATGC aaatcaaGATAGTGAAGTAGAGGGCGACTCAAATGGCGACTTGCAGATTGCCTCACCAGGCAATTCCGAAGCTCAGCAATCATTGGTACATTTCTGGCCAAAAGTCatggaagaaataaaaaacatcacCACT ATGGATCTTAAAACGCAATCCTTACCATTGGCAAGGATAAAGAAGATTATGAAGCTAGATGGAGATGTAAAAATGATAAGTGCAGAAGCACCTATGCTTTTTGCCAAAGCGGCAGAGATCTTTATACATGAACTGACCCTCAGAGCTTGGGTGCACACAGAAGATAATAAGAGACGAACTCTTCAACGAAATGACATTGCGATGGCAGTTACAAAATATgatcaatttgattttcttataGATATAGTACCTAGAGACgaaataaaacaaagtaaagCACAGAACGAGGCCACTGTACGAACGTCTATGAATTCAGACCAAGTTCATTATTACTTCCAATTGGCACAACAGCAAGCTTCAGCGAATCAAGGTGTGCAGAATAATGGCGCTACCACGCAACCAATACAAATTGTCCAACCTTCTAGTGGGCAAATTCAGACTATTAATATTGGCAGTTCAGTAGACcag GAGAGCACCAACACGACTACAGCACAAACAGTTACAGTTCAAAGTCCACAGCAATCATCTAATCAACAAATTATTCAATTGCAACAAGCGCAACAAACATCCACCACACAGGCTGGAGGAATACAAATTGTACAACAGATTGTCACTCCTAGTGGTGAAATTCAACAAATACct ATTCAGTTGACTCCCCAGCAATTGCAGATGATTCGCATGCAAGTACAAGGTGGGAGCAATCAACCGATTATAATACAAACCGCTCCAATTCAGACTCAACCACAATTAATACAAGTTGCACAGGGCTCTCAAGCTCCAGTTTTCTTACAAGCCTCAAGTGCTGATAccgaataa
- the LOC105828412 gene encoding intraflagellar transport protein 52 homolog, producing MSAILSSSDSNENIIIFDISKNERKLNDEFKILQRKLKAKWKFIENNEVISQDLLVNAKILVLPGPLNKFTELEMNAIRTFLNSGGNVLVMLGEGGENKSNTNINFLLEEFGIMVNNDSVVRMSYSQTMHPKESLISQGLLNKSIFLKNHDEYIGMKFLYPYGATLNVVQPSVVVLSSGSIAIPMNRPICAYHYIKDCNGKLVVLGSSRMLTDSYIEKESNDTLREIIFDFFELNITETVEIHTDDIEFWEYNFVPDITQQADNPKVCTQDLDNIDIPREYTKLFKHHFYSINLNMIPACIKAYEALGVKHEPLTLISPHFEAPLPLTQASVFPPSFQELSPPALELFDLDEAFSSDLLKLSQLTNKYMATKELSKDKELDHYIREFGSIIRINNSDTHTAKEVLNSVFQKICSYKAMRD from the exons ATGAGCGCAATTTTGAGTAGTAGCGATAGCaatgaaaacattattattttcgacatatcaaaaaatgaaagaaagttAAATGACGAGTTTAAAATACTTCAACGAAAGTTGAAAGCAAAGTGGAAATTTATaga gaaTAATGAAGTAATATCGCAAGACTTATTGGTAAACGCCAAGATCTTAGTGTTGCCAGGACcgctaaataaatttactgaaCTTGAAATGAATGCCATtcgaacttttttaaattctggTGGCAATGTTCTTGTTATGCTTGGAGAAGGTGgtgaaaataaatctaatacaAATATCAACTTTTTGCTAGAAGAATTTGGTATAATGGTAAATAATG ATAGTGTAGTTCGCATGAGTTATAGTCAAACAATGCATCCTAAAGAATCTTTGATTTCTCAAGGCTTGTTAAATAAGTccatatttctgaaaaatcatGATGAATATAT TGgcatgaaatttttatatccttATGGTGCGACATTAAACGTAGTGCAACCATCTGTTGTTGTTTTATCCAGTGGATCAATCGCTATTCCAATGAATAGACCAATCTGTGCTTATCACTATATAAAAGACTGTAATGGAAAGCTCGTTGTATTAGGTTCATCTAGAATGTTGACAGATAGTTACATAGAAAAGGAGAGTAATGATACATTGcgggaaataatttttgatttttttgagTTAAATATCACAGAAACAGTGGAAATTCATACGGATGATATAgaa TTTTGGGAGTACAACTTTGTTCCAGACATAACACAACAGGCCGACAATCCAAAAGTTTGCACGCAAGATTTAGATAATATTGACATACCTCGCGAATACACCAAGTTATTTAAGcatcatttttattctataaatttaaacatgaTACCAGCTTGCATAAAAGCTTATGAGGCTTTAGGAGTAAAGCACGAACCACTTACTTTAATTTCACCTCATTTTGAAGCTCCTTTACCTCTCACTCAAGCTTCA GTATTTCCTCCAAGCTTCCAAGAATTATCACCACCTGCTTTGGAACTGTTTGATTTAGATGAGGCTTTCAGCtccgatttattaaaattatcacagcTTACTAACAAATATATGGCAACTAAAGAACTATCAAAGGATAAGGAATTAGATCACTACATCAGGGAATTTGGAAGTATAATAAGGATAAATAATTCTGACACACACACTGCTAAAGAAGTATTAAATtctgtttttcaaaaaatctgcAGTTATAAGGCCATGCGTGATTGA
- the LOC105836328 gene encoding serine/arginine-rich splicing factor 7 isoform X2: MSKISRSYPSDGKVYVGDLGSSASKQQLEDAFSYYGPLHNVWVARNPPGFAFVEFEDPRDAEDAVRGLDGRIVCGRRIRVELSNGKKLRDRGFPRRGIGRPFHPEDKCYECGERGHYARDCHRHRSSRRRRSCG, encoded by the exons ATGAGCAAG ATCTCGCGATCTTATCCCTCGGATGGCAAGGTCTATGTGGGAGATTTAGGAAGCAGTGCTAGTAAGCAACAATTGGAGGATGCATTTTCCTATTATGGGCCCTTGCATAATGTCTGGGTTGCCAGAAATCCTCCTGGATTTGCTTTTGTCGAATTTGAAGATCCAAGAGATGCAGAGGATGCTGTAAGAGGACTAGATGGTCGTATTGTATGTGGAAGACGGATTCGTGTGGAATTgtcaaatggaaaaaaattgaggGACAGAGGCTTCCCTAGAAGAGGTATTGGAAGACCTTTTCATCCAGAAGATAAATGTTACGAATGTGGTGAGAGAGGTCACTATGCTAGAGATTGCCATCGTCATAGAAGTTCTCGTAGAAGAAG GAGTTGCGGCTGA
- the LOC105836328 gene encoding serine/arginine-rich splicing factor 7 isoform X1: protein MSKISRSYPSDGKVYVGDLGSSASKQQLEDAFSYYGPLHNVWVARNPPGFAFVEFEDPRDAEDAVRGLDGRIVCGRRIRVELSNGKKLRDRGFPRRGIGRPFHPEDKCYECGERGHYARDCHRHRSSRRRRWSRSRSKSKSRSRSRSRSRSRSRSRSRSRSNRSRSRSSRRSPSRSRSVCIKDKYRKKRKSVSKERSKSKSRSGSRSRSR, encoded by the exons ATGAGCAAG ATCTCGCGATCTTATCCCTCGGATGGCAAGGTCTATGTGGGAGATTTAGGAAGCAGTGCTAGTAAGCAACAATTGGAGGATGCATTTTCCTATTATGGGCCCTTGCATAATGTCTGGGTTGCCAGAAATCCTCCTGGATTTGCTTTTGTCGAATTTGAAGATCCAAGAGATGCAGAGGATGCTGTAAGAGGACTAGATGGTCGTATTGTATGTGGAAGACGGATTCGTGTGGAATTgtcaaatggaaaaaaattgaggGACAGAGGCTTCCCTAGAAGAGGTATTGGAAGACCTTTTCATCCAGAAGATAAATGTTACGAATGTGGTGAGAGAGGTCACTATGCTAGAGATTGCCATCGTCATAGAAGTTCTCGTAGAAGAAG gtGGTCCCGTTCGCGATCAAAGTCTAAATCGAGATCACGCTCACGCTCACGATCGCGATCACGTTCACGTTCCCGTTCAAGATCACGCAGTAATcgctcgcgctcgcgctcATCACGGCGCAGCCCATCTCGCAGCAGAAGCGTTTGCATCAAGGATAAGTATCGCAAGAAACGGAAGTCTGTTTCCAAAGAACGAAGCAAGTCGAAATCTCGATCGGGTTCCAGATCAAGAAGCAGATAA